Proteins encoded by one window of Sus scrofa isolate TJ Tabasco breed Duroc chromosome 12, Sscrofa11.1, whole genome shotgun sequence:
- the TMEM106A gene encoding transmembrane protein 106A (The RefSeq protein has 1 substitution compared to this genomic sequence): protein MGETFSQLGSQKDENKSILPPDPTIGRKSASYSSTNSSKVFCSCVPCERATGASFVICPTCQGSGEIPRELEKQLVALIPYGDQRLKPRHTKLSVFLAVFICLVTSSLIAFFLFPRTIAMQPAGLNSSTVAFEETDICLNITNILNISNNNYYPITVTQLTVEVLHLSLVVGQVSDSLLLHIGPLASEQVFYAVANRIQEENTYKICTWLKIKVHHVLLHIQGTLTYSYLSHSEQLVFQSYEYVDCRGNTSVPHLLVPHPP from the exons ATGGGCGAGACATTCTCCCAGCTGGGCTCTCAGAAGGATGAGAACAAGTCCATCTTGCCCCCTGACCCAACCATCGGCAGGAAGTCGGCCAGCTACTCCAGCACCAACAGCAGCAAGGTTTTTTGTTCCTGTGTGCCTTGTGAAAGGGCCACTGGTGCCAGCTTTGTTATTTGTCCCACATGCCAGGGCAGTGGGGAGATCCCTCGAG AGCTAGAGAAGCAGCTGGTGGCCCTCATCCCCTATGGGGACCAGAGGCTGAAGCCCAGGCACAC GAAGCTCTCCGTGTTCCTGGCAGTATTCATCTGCCTGGTGACCTCCTCCCTCATCGCCTTTTTCCTGTTTCCCCGGACTATCGCCATGCAGCCTGCAGGCCTCAACTCCTCCACCGTGGCCTTTGAGGAGACTGATATCTGTCTCAACATAACA AATATCTTGAACATCTCCAATAACAACTACTACCCCATCACTGTGACTCAGCTGACTGTTGAGGTTCTGCACCTGTCCCTCGTGGTGGGGCAGGTCTCCGACAGCCTCCTCCTCCACATCGGCCCTTTGGCCAGTGAACAG GTATTTTATGCAGTAGCCAACAGGATACAGGAAGAAAACACATA caAAATCTGCACTTGGTTGAAAATCAAAGTCCACCATGTGCTTTTGCACATCCA GGGCACCCTGACCTATTCCTACCTGAGCCATTCGGAGCAGCTGGTCTTCCAGAATTATGAATACGTGGACTGCCGGGGAAACACGTCTGTGCCTCACTTGCTGGTCCCTCACCCACCGTGA
- the TMEM106A gene encoding transmembrane protein 106A isoform X1 — protein MGETFSQLGSQKDENKSILPPDPTIGRKSASYSSTNSSKVFCSCVPCERATGASFVICPTCQGSGEIPRELEKQLVALIPYGDQRLKPRHTKLSVFLAVFICLVTSSLIAFFLFPRTIAMQPAGLNSSTVAFEETDICLNITNILNISNNNYYPITVTQLTVEVLHLSLVVGQVSDSLLLHIGPLASEQVFYAVANRIQEENTYKICTWLKIKVHHVLLHIQGTLTYSYLSHSEQLVFQNYEYVDCRGNTSVPHLLVPHPP, from the exons ATGGGCGAGACATTCTCCCAGCTGGGCTCTCAGAAGGATGAGAACAAGTCCATCTTGCCCCCTGACCCAACCATCGGCAGGAAGTCGGCCAGCTACTCCAGCACCAACAGCAGCAAGGTTTTTTGTTCCTGTGTGCCTTGTGAAAGGGCCACTGGTGCCAGCTTTGTTATTTGTCCCACATGCCAGGGCAGTGGGGAGATCCCTCGAG AGCTAGAGAAGCAGCTGGTGGCCCTCATCCCCTATGGGGACCAGAGGCTGAAGCCCAGGCACAC GAAGCTCTCCGTGTTCCTGGCAGTATTCATCTGCCTGGTGACCTCCTCCCTCATCGCCTTTTTCCTGTTTCCCCGGACTATCGCCATGCAGCCTGCAGGCCTCAACTCCTCCACCGTGGCCTTTGAGGAGACTGATATCTGTCTCAACATAACA AATATCTTGAACATCTCCAATAACAACTACTACCCCATCACTGTGACTCAGCTGACTGTTGAGGTTCTGCACCTGTCCCTCGTGGTGGGGCAGGTCTCCGACAGCCTCCTCCTCCACATCGGCCCTTTGGCCAGTGAACAG GTATTTTATGCAGTAGCCAACAGGATACAGGAAGAAAACACATA caAAATCTGCACTTGGTTGAAAATCAAAGTCCACCATGTGCTTTTGCACATCCA GGGCACCCTGACCTATTCCTACCTGAGCCATTCGGAGCAGCTGGTCTTCCAGAATTATGAATACGTGGACTGCCGGGGAAACACGTCTGTGCCTCACTTGCTGGTCCCTCACCCACCGTGA